The DNA window CGGACTGGTGGCCCTGGGCGGCCGCATCCACGCCACGCGCGCGGTGGACCAGGGTTACGCGCTGGTGCGTGTGGAAGGGGTCGAGGGCGTCGGGGTGCGGCTCAACAACCACCTCATCGGGAGGACGAACGCCCGGGGCGAGTTGGTGGTGACGCGGCTGCAAGCCTATGGCGTCAACCGGCTGTCGCTCACGGACGAGGACCTGCCCCTGGAGGTGTATGTCCCCGCGACGGAGCGGCAGGTGGCGCCGTGGAGGCGGGGCGGCGTGGTGCTCGACTTCCAGGTAGACACGGTGCGCGCCTTCCGCGGCACCCTGGTGCTCTCCGAGGGGACTCCTCCGCGAGTGCCCGCACACGGCGAGGTCCAGGTCGTCGTGGAGGGACAGCGATGGAGCTCGCCCATCGGGTGGCATGGCGAGTTCGAGCTGGTGGGGCTGCCTCCCGGGCGTCTCCCCGCGACAGTTCAGTACGCCGGTGGCACCTGTCACGCGGTGTTGCAGGTCCCCGCCCGGACGGGACAGGTCATCGACCTGGGGACCGTGAGGTGTGTGGATGACTAGCCACGACATCTTGAATCATGCGAGGGCGCTCGCGGTGCTGGGAATGGGCCTGCTCTCCACATCCGCCGCCCACGCCGTCTGCCGTTTCCAATCCACGGTGGGGCCAAGCTTCGGCACCTACACCAGCACCGCCACCCTTCCGCTCGACACCACGGGAAGCATCACCTACCGCTGCGATTCCCAACCCCTGTTGAGCACCGTCACCATCGACCTGAGCGAGGGCAGCGCGGGGAGCTACCTTCCGCGCAGGCTCCAAGGCCCGGCGGGCAGTACGCTCAACTACAATCTCTATCAGGATGCCTCGCGGCTGCTCATCTGGGGCAATGGCGCTCTGGGAACCTTGCGGTACGGCCCCGTGTTGTGCGTGAACGGGGCCGACGTCACCGTCCCCATCTACGCCCGGATTCCCGCGGGACAGGCCGCGTCCGCGGGCTCCTATTCCGACACGCTGGTCATCACGATGACGTTCTGAGCCTTGCTCGCGCGGGGGGCGGACGGGCCGGGAAGTTGCGCTCGCCCCAGCCGTGGGGCTCGCCTATCCTCGACCTCATGAGTTCTTCCGGCCCCCTCGCGACGACGTTCATCACCCATGAAGTCACCAATCAGGCGCCTCCCCTGGTGTACGACGCCTGGAAGACGGACTTGCCGCTGCGCGAGGCCGTGGCGAGGGAAGGCGCGAGCTGGGCGGAAGCGGACATCGCGAAGTACGGGCCGCTCGTGGGCGGCGAGCTGATGCAGCTGGGCTTCATCGCCAACGAGAACAAGCCCAAGTTCAAGCCGTTCGACCGCTATGGCAACCGGCTGGACGAGGTGGAGTTCCATCCGGCCTACCACCGCATCATGGAAGCGGCCATCACCCACGGCATCCCCAACTATGCGTGGCGCCATGAGAAGACGCCGGGCGCCCACGTCGCGCGCATGGCGCTCTCGTACCTCCACAACCAGGCGGACCAGGGCACCAGCTGTCCGCTGACCATGACGTACGCGTGCGTGCCCACGTTCCGGCACCACGCGGGGCTCGCCGCCGAGTGGCTGCCGCGCATCACCTCCGCGTCCTATGACTCGCGCTTCATCCCCGCCAGCCAGAAGACGGGCATCACCATTGGCATGGGCATGACGGAGAAGCAGGGCGGCTCCGACGTGCGCAGCAACACCACGCGCGCGCAGCCGCTGGGCGAGCGCGGCCCCGGCAACCCGTACGCGCTCGTAGGCCACAAGTTCTTCTTCTCCGCGCCCATGAGCGACGCGTTCTTCGTCCTCGCGCAGTCCGAGGGCGGCCTGTCGTGCTTCCTCCTGCCGCGCTTCACGCCCACCGGGGAGCGCAACGCCATCCGCATCCAGCGCCTCAAGGACAAGCTGGGCGACTGGAGCAACGCCAGCTCGGAGGTGGAGTTCCAGGGCGCGGTGGCCTTCATG is part of the Myxococcus landrumus genome and encodes:
- a CDS encoding Csu type fimbrial protein — encoded protein: MTSHDILNHARALAVLGMGLLSTSAAHAVCRFQSTVGPSFGTYTSTATLPLDTTGSITYRCDSQPLLSTVTIDLSEGSAGSYLPRRLQGPAGSTLNYNLYQDASRLLIWGNGALGTLRYGPVLCVNGADVTVPIYARIPAGQAASAGSYSDTLVITMTF
- a CDS encoding isovaleryl-CoA dehydrogenase, coding for MSSSGPLATTFITHEVTNQAPPLVYDAWKTDLPLREAVAREGASWAEADIAKYGPLVGGELMQLGFIANENKPKFKPFDRYGNRLDEVEFHPAYHRIMEAAITHGIPNYAWRHEKTPGAHVARMALSYLHNQADQGTSCPLTMTYACVPTFRHHAGLAAEWLPRITSASYDSRFIPASQKTGITIGMGMTEKQGGSDVRSNTTRAQPLGERGPGNPYALVGHKFFFSAPMSDAFFVLAQSEGGLSCFLLPRFTPTGERNAIRIQRLKDKLGDWSNASSEVEFQGAVAFMVGEEGRGVATILEMVALTRQDCMIGSSSLMRQALVQAIHHARHRKAFGRRLIEQPLMMNVLADLALESEAHTVLTARVSRAVDAGHRDPREAAFARMATAVGKYWVCKRAPTFVNEAQECLGGAGYVEEANLPRLYRQAPLNSIWEGSGNIQCLDVLRAATREPESREALFQELMKAQGAHPALDAEMARISKDFADTATLETRSRFVVERLALALQASLLLRAGNSQVADTFCETRLGGAHGNCFGTLPAHAPMKALIERAFADGAVS